The genomic stretch GCACGCTCCGGCGGCCTGGGCGGCCCAACTGCGCCAGGTGGACACGCAGCAGCGCTGGTTGGCACGCGAGATGGAGCGTTGCCAGGAGCAACTCAGTCTGCTGTTCGAGATCAGCACCCAGATGGCTGATCGCCAGGAGCCCGATGCACTCGAGACACTGCTGTTTCGCCGACTCGCGGCGCTGCTGCGGGCGTCGGTGGCATTCGTCGATCGGGCGGGTTGCTGCCGGAAGTTCGGTTTGGATGGTGAGGTTTGCGGGTGGGACTTACCGCCGGGGCGCGTGCGGGCGGCGCTGGGGCCGCACGTCGAAACCGTCCGACGCGCCCGACGTGTACTGGCGCCGCCACTGACGGGTGACCAGGCCGCGGCACTGGGTGGCGCTCACGCCCTCGTTGGGGCCCTGCCGCGCGCCGATGTGGAACCCGGCGTACTGATTCTGCTGCGGCCTGCAAACGCACCCCCTTTCGACGACAGTGATGTTTTGGCGGCTGACGCCGTGCTGAGCTACGGAGGGCAGGCGCTTGGTCACATCCTGCTGGTACGCCACCTGCAACGGTCGGCGGTCGAAACGGTCTGCACGCTGGTCAACGCCATCGATGCCAAGGACAACTATACCTCGCGGCACTCGGAACGGGTTGGCAGCTTTGCCCAGATGATGGGGGAAGCGCTCCGACTGCCGCGCGCCCAGCTTCAGACACTCGAATGGGCGGGTCTGCTGCACGACGTCGGAAAGATCGGGATTCCCGAGCAAATTCTCAGTAAGACGGGCAAACTCACGCCGGCCGAGTTTGAGCTGATGAAGACCCATACGCGCATCGGATACGAGGTGCTCAAACCGGTGGCACGCTTTGAGCCCGTGCTCGACGCGGTGCTTTATCACCATGAAAACCATGACGGCAGCGGCTATCCCGAGGGACTGCGCGGCGACCAGGTGCCGCTCGAAGCGCGCATCATTCACCTGGTGGATATTTTCGACGCGGTGACGACAGCACGTCCGTACCGGGCGGCCTTCTCATACGAAGACGCACTCCAACTGTTACGCACGGGCAGCGGGACTGTGACCGACCCGGAACTGACCCAGCTTTTCCTCGATTTGCTGAACCGCTGCCGCCAGGATGAACCGCTCGCATTCCAGACGCGCTTCGGCCACCTGTTCGAAACGCCGGCCGCGTCCGTTGACGGCCCGCCGGTCGTACACGGCGGCCGCGTCTGACGCAGACCGCAGGAGAGCTCACCATGTTTCACGGTACCGGTTGGTCGCGCGTCGAAATCCTCATCGCACTGGCCGTACTGGGTCTGGTAGCCACATTCGCACTGCCACGTTTTGGGCGCGCCGCGCAGGGGCCGGATGATGCCGCCCTGCTGCGCGAACGCCTGAAGGTACTCCGCATCGCCATCGAGCGCTACTACCAGGACCACGACGCCTTTCCCGCGACCAGAGGTGATGGTCGCAACCCGGCCGGAGCACCGGAGACGTTTGCGGCCCAGTTGCTGGGTTTCACCGATGCGGACGGCATTGTGTCTGAACAACGCAGCGAGCGCTTCTGCTACGGGCCGTACCTGCGCGACGGAGTACCGCCGTGTCCAGTCGGAGCGCTGCCGAACCTCAACCACGTGCGCATCGCGGGAGGCGCCGAGCACCCTGCTGATCCGCAACCGGCCGGGTGGCGCTACAACCCGACAACGGGCATGATCACCGCGGACACGGACGCTCTTGATACGGCCGGACGACCGTTTGCAACCTATTGATTATTGATCCGAATGGCCCCTCCATGCGCGGCAGCAGGGCGATCGTTGGCTGCCGACGGGCCGCTACCCCTCCGCCTTGCCCGCCCATCGCACAGCATTGTAGATCACGCGTTGCACATCCGTATTGAAGTACGTCGGCACGCTCTCGTGCCCCGGGCGGAAGTAGAACACCCGGCCGGCACCGGTACCCTGCCCGACACCACCACCGGGCCCCGACTCGAACTGCGGATCGATCCCATCACCGACCGTCCACGCGATGCCCGATGGAAAGTACTCGCCCCCAGCCGGAAAGTACGACTGTAGAACCACGACGCCTGGCGGCGGCACGTCGAACGGAGCACCGTACATCTCTTCTTTCGCGAGCGTGAAATCCCGTATGCCCTGGGCGATTGGATGGTGTGGCGCACACACGCGGATGTCCTCGGGTTGGTCATCCTCGCGCCACCCCCCCTTGAGATGGCCCGTGCAGCGCAGCACCGTTCGAAAGGGCTTCGCGTAATGCGCCGAGTGCAGTGCGACAAAGCCCAGGCCATGGTGCCAGACGCGTTCGGCGATGCGTTCGGCCAGCGCATCCTCCACCTCCCGGTGCCGTACATGACCCCACCACACGAGCACGTCGATGTCGTGCAGTACGCCGCTCGGCAGCCCCTGGTACGGCTCGTCGAGGTGGCCGGTGTGGACATCGAGCGTCTCGCTGCCCAGATCCCGCAGCCCGTCCGCCACCGCTCCCCGGAGACTGTGCGGATAGAGTGCCTTGGGCGCATGCGGCGGGTTCTCATCCCACACCAGGACCTGCAACTTCTTCGTGCTCATGGTCTTCTCCGTCGGCACCCGGACGGGGCGCCTAGGCCAGAACAAGTTCGTGCCACACACGCTCCGCGCGCTCGATCCGGGCATCGAGTGGCAATGGCGCGTACCCGGCCTGTCCATCATACACGCCCGCTAGCCGAAAGGGCGACGCGGCCACCAGCGCCCCCCATTCCTCCCAGCTCCACACACGCAGGACGTGCTCCTCTTCCACGACCTGACCCGCACCGGGTCCGGCGAGTACTTCAAAGCGACAACGTTCCGTCTGTCGGCCACTGCCGGCATCGAATGATACGTAGCGCCACGTGGTTCGCACGCGCAAGCCATCGACTTCCGCCTCCCATGTCGTGCAGTCGCTCACGGCGTAGTCCACTGACACCCCGGTGTCCATCAGGTCCAGTTGCACCAGGTAGCGCGCGTTGGCGTTCATGTGTCGCGCCACCGCGTACAGGTGCGACAGAACCGCATCGCGGCTTTGCAGGTACTTCAGCGACCCCAGTGCACACACCGCGCCGTCAACCCCCCGGGGCAGTTCAAACCGCGCCATGTCGGCCACAAGGACCTCGGCCGGCGGGAGTCCCAGGGCGCGCATGCGTGCGGCCGCACGTGCCGCCATCACCGGTGACCGCTCAATGCCCACGATCTCGATGCCATGCCGCGCGAACGCCGGGAAGAGCCGCCCCGACCCGCAGGCCGGTTCCAGAATCTGTACAACCGGCACACGGTCGCCCGCCGTGAGGCGCTGCACGAGCCACGCGACTTCCGCGGTTACATCCCAGGAGAATGCCACGTCGTACAGTTGGGCCCATTCGTTGTAGATGAGGTAGCCTGAAATCTTGTGGAAATTGAGAACGTGGGGCATCCTGCTGGTGCGTTTGAAACGAGAGTCGTTTCCCAGGATGCTGGCGGCGTTGGAGGACAGGTGAACGTCTACCTCCAGCGCGACCGGTATCAGCGACAGGGCGGGTTCCGCGGCTACCGCAACGGGACCACGCCGCGGCGGCTGACGCTGGGCAGCGGCACGGTGCCGCTGGAGGTCCCCGGGTGCGCGACATCCCGCCGGGCGGAGCCGTTCGAATCGAAGATCGTGCGGTACCAGCGTCGCAGCGACACGATCGAGGAGACGTTCATGCGGCTGTTCATCGAAGGCCTGCGACGCGGGACTTCGAGCGGCCTTGCGGCTGCTGGGGAACGACGCCGTCGCCCAGCACGATCAGTCGGCTGCACAGCGGTTCCGCGTCGAGTACGCGGCGTTCGACCGGAGGATCGGGCGGCCGGAAGTTCGTCTATATCTGGGCGGACGGGATTTACCTGAAGGCCGGGCTGGGTCGGGAAAGCCTGCCTGATGGTGCTGATCGGGGCGGATACGGAGGGGCAGAGGCGCGGGAGGGGTATCGCGGGTGGGGCGGTTGCTGAAGGACTGGGCGGGGTCTGAACGGCCGGGCTGCTGGATCGCGGACGGGGCGTTGGGGCTGTGGGCGGCGGTGAACAGCAGGTCGAACTCGGCCCAGCGCGCACGAATCACAAGACGATGAACGTGCTCGACAAGCTGCCGAAGGCCGAGCAGCCGGGCGACCCGGACTGCGGGCGATCTGGCAGGCGGAAAGTGAGGTGGCGGCGAAGCTGGCGGCCGGTGTGATCGCGGACTTCCGTCGGGCGGGCTACGACCGGGCGGCGGACTGTCTGGGGACGATCTGGATCGCTGCCTGACGTTCACGCGTTTCCGGAGCCGCACTGGTCCACCTGCGGACGACGAACGTGATCGAGTCGCCGTTTGCGGGCGTACGGCTGCGGACGAACGCGGCCAAGCGGTTCAAGAAGACCAAGAGCGGCGTGTACGGTGCATCAGGTGCTGATGCGGCTGTCGCAGAACTGGCGGCACTTGAAGGCGGCTGTGTGCCCAGATACCGCTGCCGGAAGGAAAGAACCGCCGGGTGAAGACGAAGGTGAAGGCGAAGGCGAAGACCCATGCGGCGTGAACGAACGTGACGGATGCCCCAGATTCAATTTACACAGGACTTGACACTACCTCTTGTAGATACGCAGTTCGTTCAATCCGGTTGCCCTTTCCGTCGGGACGGCGCGTGCTCCCCACCGTCCCACGCAAACACCCGCGATCGCCATCGTACCCCGGCCACGGTGCCAGCACCTCCCCTATCGGCTTGACGCAACGCGCGCAGCCGTGGATCATCACTCCCTAGATCCTGCGCTCTCCCGGCTGCCATTGGTCGGGGGAACTCTGATGGCCGTAAACGGAATCCCCTGGTGAAACTTACGTCACCCCGCTACATCATCCTCGCCGCCCTGGCACTGCTCATCGTGGCCTGGGCCGGCATTTTTGTCTCTCAATCGCTCGGGGCCCGAGAGTACACGGTACCCGAGGCCACCATCACCAAGCTCGACGTCGCCACACGGACCGGCGAGATCCAGTTCATCCACCCACAAAAGGGCCACACGATCACCCTGCTCACGCAGCGGATTCCGGATGACTGCGAGATCACGATCAACAACCGCGCTGCCACGCTCGCCGAGGTCCGCGTCGGAGACCTGGCCGAGATCGTCGGGCTCGCTTACGCGGATCGGACGGTTGTGCCGCTGCGGGTGCGAATCACGCGGGATTCAACCCAGGAAGGTGACACCGTACCCGCCCCAGTCGAACGTACAGACGGGCCTGCACCACGCGAATCCTGACCATCAATCAGGGCTTCCTTTTCAGCGTCATGCCCAGCCGCACCGGCTCCCCGCTGCGCTCTCCCACCAACTCAATCGTCAGCGTATCGTCCGCGGGTCGTGCGTAGTGGATCTCCCGTGGAAAGTCATTCTCCGGGTTCTCGAACACCACCCGTCGCGCTGTGCGCTCATGCTCACGGAGATGGAAGTCACCCATCGGACGCCCGAAGGGGTACGGCGTCATGGCTACTTCGGCCCCCACCACCCGGAAACGCTCAAACTCAAACATCCGCACGCACCCGCCGGCCATCTCCTTGTTCGCGCTGACGATCTCGCCACCGGCCGGGCTGGAGTAAACCGCTTCCCACGTTCCGTCGCGATAGGGGCCTTCCCAGGTACCCGCTAGCCAACCCAGTGACTCCAGCTCGGCCAGGGCGGCCGGACTCGCGTTGGTGACCGGCTGCGTTACCGGCGCCTGCTGCCCGTCAGCCGCCACACCCGCCCATCCCACGGCCAGGGTCCCGGCTCCGAATACCGCTATGCCCACCCACCAACCGAGGTTTCGCATGATCACACTCCCGCGGGCTACGACGGCGGCCCCACTACGGAACGAAAATTCCGGAACAATCCCCAACCGGGGCATGCAGAGTACTGCGGCTCCGCAGCGGCGCTCAAGGACCGCCATCCAGCACGGAAACTAGGTGACCACGTGGGACCGTCATCGCCGGAGTGCACCACCCCTGCTTACGGTCGCCACTGTAGTGTAACTACGACCGGGAAATGATCCGACGGGTAGCGCCCATCCACGGAGCGCTGGTCAATCGTGGCCGTCGTCGCCTCGAAATGCACCGTATGCAGGATCCAATCGATGCGCCCGCCCCGCGGCTGGCCGTCGAAGGCGTGAAAAGTGCCGAGCTGCGCAAAGGGCGAGCCCAGCACAACAAACGGGTCGTGCAGGAGCGTCGCGCCGGCAGCGGTGTCCCGGCCACCGACGAGGGTCGCATATGGGGCCGAATCGGAAGCTGTGTTGAAATCTCCAAGCAAGATGACCGGTGCCCCAGCGCGCGCCTCGACCCACTGCCGCAGCAAGCGGGCCGCTTCCAATCGTGATTCCGGTCCGCGGTGATCAAAATGCGTATTGAGGACAAAGAGCTCTCGTCCCCCGGCTGCCCGGTCGCGCAGCCGTACCCAGGTCGCCATGCGCGTAATGGCCGCATCCCAGCCGCGGCTGCCGGGCACGTCCGGGGTGGGGCTGAGCCAGAAGTGGCCGTGGTCAAGCAGATCGAAGCGTGTGCGCCGGAAGAAAATCGGGACAAACTCGCCCTGCACAGCGGCATCGTCACGGCCGACACCGACGACGTCGTGGGTCGGCAGTGCGGTAACCAGTTCGTCGCGCTGCCGGATGAGCACCTCCTGCAGGCCACAGAGATCCGGGTCACGTTCGTGCAGGAAGTCAAAGACCTGCCCACGGCGTTCGGACCAGGCATCGGGACCGTCCGCGGGATTGTCGAACCGGATATTGAAGCACAACACGGTGAGGGGCGCTGCCGCCTGGCAACCCGCCAGTACCGCCAAGGACAGGCCAAGCAGGCCAGGGATACAGCGCATGTCCGTCACTCCGCACGCCCCCGTCCTTCTCCCAGCGTAGCATGCCGCGGTCCCGCGGGCGAGCGGCCAGCGCGCGCTGTGCCGCCCTGCTCATTGCCGCGCAGCGTGTATCTCGGCGAAGACGAACAGCATTTCGCGGGCGAT from Phycisphaerales bacterium encodes the following:
- a CDS encoding transposase — encoded protein: MNVYLQRDRYQRQGGFRGYRNGTTPRRLTLGSGTVPLEVPGCATSRRAEPFESKIVRYQRRSDTIEETFMRLFIEGLRRGTSSGLAAAGERRRRPARSVGCTAVPRRVRGVRPEDRAAGSSSISGRTGFT
- a CDS encoding endonuclease/exonuclease/phosphatase family protein produces the protein MRCIPGLLGLSLAVLAGCQAAAPLTVLCFNIRFDNPADGPDAWSERRGQVFDFLHERDPDLCGLQEVLIRQRDELVTALPTHDVVGVGRDDAAVQGEFVPIFFRRTRFDLLDHGHFWLSPTPDVPGSRGWDAAITRMATWVRLRDRAAGGRELFVLNTHFDHRGPESRLEAARLLRQWVEARAGAPVILLGDFNTASDSAPYATLVGGRDTAAGATLLHDPFVVLGSPFAQLGTFHAFDGQPRGGRIDWILHTVHFEATTATIDQRSVDGRYPSDHFPVVVTLQWRP
- a CDS encoding HD-GYP domain-containing protein, which produces MAGRWWLAKPSGNIGDLAGAMLDRTDNTQAPTGEPSPTGQPPREHAPAAWAAQLRQVDTQQRWLAREMERCQEQLSLLFEISTQMADRQEPDALETLLFRRLAALLRASVAFVDRAGCCRKFGLDGEVCGWDLPPGRVRAALGPHVETVRRARRVLAPPLTGDQAAALGGAHALVGALPRADVEPGVLILLRPANAPPFDDSDVLAADAVLSYGGQALGHILLVRHLQRSAVETVCTLVNAIDAKDNYTSRHSERVGSFAQMMGEALRLPRAQLQTLEWAGLLHDVGKIGIPEQILSKTGKLTPAEFELMKTHTRIGYEVLKPVARFEPVLDAVLYHHENHDGSGYPEGLRGDQVPLEARIIHLVDIFDAVTTARPYRAAFSYEDALQLLRTGSGTVTDPELTQLFLDLLNRCRQDEPLAFQTRFGHLFETPAASVDGPPVVHGGRV
- a CDS encoding ThuA domain-containing protein, with product MSTKKLQVLVWDENPPHAPKALYPHSLRGAVADGLRDLGSETLDVHTGHLDEPYQGLPSGVLHDIDVLVWWGHVRHREVEDALAERIAERVWHHGLGFVALHSAHYAKPFRTVLRCTGHLKGGWREDDQPEDIRVCAPHHPIAQGIRDFTLAKEEMYGAPFDVPPPGVVVLQSYFPAGGEYFPSGIAWTVGDGIDPQFESGPGGGVGQGTGAGRVFYFRPGHESVPTYFNTDVQRVIYNAVRWAGKAEG
- a CDS encoding type II secretion system protein, which codes for MFHGTGWSRVEILIALAVLGLVATFALPRFGRAAQGPDDAALLRERLKVLRIAIERYYQDHDAFPATRGDGRNPAGAPETFAAQLLGFTDADGIVSEQRSERFCYGPYLRDGVPPCPVGALPNLNHVRIAGGAEHPADPQPAGWRYNPTTGMITADTDALDTAGRPFATY
- a CDS encoding class I SAM-dependent methyltransferase, with the protein product MPHVLNFHKISGYLIYNEWAQLYDVAFSWDVTAEVAWLVQRLTAGDRVPVVQILEPACGSGRLFPAFARHGIEIVGIERSPVMAARAAARMRALGLPPAEVLVADMARFELPRGVDGAVCALGSLKYLQSRDAVLSHLYAVARHMNANARYLVQLDLMDTGVSVDYAVSDCTTWEAEVDGLRVRTTWRYVSFDAGSGRQTERCRFEVLAGPGAGQVVEEEHVLRVWSWEEWGALVAASPFRLAGVYDGQAGYAPLPLDARIERAERVWHELVLA